The following coding sequences are from one Ornithodoros turicata isolate Travis chromosome 1, ASM3712646v1, whole genome shotgun sequence window:
- the LOC135377395 gene encoding early growth response protein 2-like — translation MIMDGLEALPRADQQFNLSFESFKAPSSMIGPEAVAGDDPLHTPASTTAELITFFATDAIIPDPVPISAEALPDLSGGSRLSYRGTFTAAAAWPPCPPEPPGFFEPSVPVAPDSFVGSLDGFKPTGVFEDTKYPPWGEPREEGPSATLAEYNQATSKGHEILSQAYQNSPIPLRLVPVKPRKYPNRPSKTPVHERPYACPIEGCDRRFSRSDELTRHIRIHTGQKPFQCRICMRSFSRSDHLTTHIRTHTGEKPFSCDICGRKFARSDEKKRHAKVHLKHRLKKEHPC, via the exons ATGATCATGGACGGTCTGGAAGCGCTGCCCCGCGCTGATCAACAATTCAACCTAAGTTTCGAATCGTTCAAGGCGCCTAGTTCTATGATCGGACCTGAGGCCGTCGCCGGCGATGACCCGCTCCACACCCCGGCTTCTACGACGGCCGAGTTGATCACTTTCTTCGCCACAGATGCCATCATCCCAGACCCAGTCCCGATCTCAG CCGAAGCCCTGCCAGATCTGAGTGGCGGCTCGCGACTCTCCTATCGCGGCACCTTCACCGCTGCGGCGGCCTGGCCGCCCTGTCCTCCCGAGCCTCCGGGTTTCTTCGAGCCCTCGGTCCCCGTGGCGCCCGACTCCTTCGTGGGCTCCCTCGATGGCTTCAAACCCACCGGAGTCTTCGAGGATACCAAATACCCGCCGTGGGGCGAACCGCGCGAAGAAGGTCCCTCGGCCACACTGGCTGAATACAACCAGGCAACAAGTAAAGGCCACGAGATTCTGAGCCAAGCCTACCAGAACAGCCCCATACCTCTCCGTCTTGTGCCAGTGAAGCCCAGGAAATACCCGAACCGGCCCAGCAAGACTCCTGTCCACGAGCGGCCCTACGCCTGTCCCATTGAAGGATGCGACAGGCGCTTCTCACGCTCGGACGAGCTCACCCGCCACATCCGAATCCACACCGGCCAAAAGCCGTTCCAGTGCCGTATCTGTATGCGCTCCTTCTCGAGGTCCGACCATCTCACCACGCATATCAGAACCCACACCGGtgaaaagcctttctcctgtgACATCTGTGGTCGCAAGTTTGCCCGCAGTGACGAGAAAAAGCGACACGCCAAGGTGCATCTCAAGCATCGCCTCAAGAAAGAGCATCCCTGCTGA